In Malus sylvestris chromosome 15, drMalSylv7.2, whole genome shotgun sequence, a single genomic region encodes these proteins:
- the LOC126604759 gene encoding amino acid transporter AVT6A-like: MTILSSDRKQRRNPKAPLLPQKHDEDYGSVEAGFEGASFSGAVFNLSTTIVGAGIMALPAAVKQLGLVPGLIMIVLGAMLTESSIDMIMRFTRASKAASYSGLVGDAFGGPGRTLLQLCVVVNNFGMLVVYMIIIGDVLSGTSSEGVRHSGVIEEWFGQRWWTARFSLLLLTTLFVLAPLISFKRVDSLRYTSALSVALAVVFVAITAGVAIFKLIDGSIEFPRLMPKLVDQASFWKLFTTIPILVTAYICHHNIHPIENELRDPAQMKSIVRTSLAFCSTVYIATSFFGFLLFGDHTMDDVLANFDADLGIPYSSFLDDIVRVSYGVHLMLVFPIVFFSLRLHLDGLLFPFAIPIAYDNRRFYSVTAVLMGFIFLGANFVPSIWVAFQFTGATAAIAVGFIFPAAVALRNTSGIATKKDKLVSWVMIFLAVSSSTAAISSDIYSIFSREKVARS, from the exons ATGACGATTCTCTCCTCGGACCGGAAGCAGCGGCGCAACCCCAAGGCCCCGCTGCTGCCACAGAAGCACGACGAAGACTATGGCTCCGTCGAGGCCGGCTTCGAGGGGGCGTCTTTTTCAGGCGCCGTGTTCAACCTCTCGACGACTATCGTCGGTGCCGGGATCATGGCCCTCCCGGCGGCGGTCAAGCAATTGGGCCTGGTTCCGGGCCTGATTATGATCGTCTTGGGCGCGATGCTGACGGAGTCCTCCATCGACATGATCATGCGGTTCACCAGAGCTTCCAAGGCCGCCTCGTACTCCGGCCTTGTCGGCGACGCGTTCGGTGGGCCCGGCCGGACACTCCTCCAGCTCTGCGTCGTCGTCAACAACTTTGGGATGCTCGTCGTCTACATGATCATCATCG GGGACGTGCTGTCGGGGACGTCGTCGGAAGGAGTCCGCCATTCGGGGGTGATAGAAGAATGGTTCGGACAACGTTGGTGGACGGCCCGGTTCTCGCTGCTGCTTCTCACCACGCTGTTTGTTTTGGCTCCCCTTATTTCTTTCAAGCGCGTAG ATTCTTTGAGATACACATCAGCGTTGTCCGTTGCTTTGGCTGTTGTATTTGTCGCAATAACTGCGGGAGTAGCAATCTTTAAGTTGATTGATGGAAGCATTGAATTTCCACGTTTGATGCCCAAACTGGTTGACCAGGCATCGTTTTGGAAGCTTTTCACCACCATCCCTATTCTTGTCACCGCCTATATCTGCCACCATAACA TTCACCCTATAGAGAACGAACTAAGAGACCCTGCGCAGATGAAGTCAATAGTGCGAACGTCACTTGCATTTTGCTCAACTGTTTACATCGCAACCAGCTTCTTTGGCTTCCTTCTCTTTGGGGATCATACAATGGATGATGTGCTGGCAAATTTCGATGCTGATCTTGGAATCCCATATAGCTCGTTTCTTGATGATATTGTTAGGGTGAGCTATGGTGTCCACCTGATGCTCGTTTTCCCCATTGTGTTTTTCTCCCTCCGCCTACATTTGGATGGCCTTCTCTTTCCCTTTGCCATTCCTATCGCATATGACAACCGAAGATTCTACTCAGTAACTGCAGTTCTCATGGGTTTTATTTTTCTGGGAGCCAATTTTGTGCCTAGCATCTGGGTTGCCTTTCAGTTCACAGGTGCTACAGCTGCCATCGCCGTTGGTTTCATATTTCCAGCTGCCGTAGCTCTTAG GAACACTAGTGGAATCGCGACGAAGAAGGACAAACTAGTCTCATGGGTGATGATATTTTTAGCAGTCTCCTCGAGCACGGCGGCCATCTCCAGTGACATTTACAGCATTTTCAGCCGTGAGAAAGTCGCTAGAAGCTGA
- the LOC126604760 gene encoding uncharacterized protein LOC126604760 — protein sequence MELFESSTLGLWKESLSSYSSRIELLNKPDLVSLDEFYRHQLPPLLRQRNPNPFITTSELSDLMRWKLSRGKWRPRLLDFVSSLDDSVVKSASEKAFRSLPDISKAISELTVLKGVGPATASAVLAAYAPDVAPFMSDEAMVAALGNSKDYTLKQYLLFANKLQEKAKELSAEGETFTPSDVERALWSCTVGAKLSSQKVQDPKSDTSKNSKRKRKR from the exons ATGGAATTATTTGAGAGCTCTACTCTCGGTCTCTGGAAAGAATCACTCTCTTCTTACTCGTCTCGCATCGAATTGCTCAACAAACCCGATCTGGTTTCTCTCGACGAATTCTACCGCCACCAACTCCCTCCTCTCCTCCGCCAGCGAAACCCTAACCCCTTCATCACCACCTCCGAGCTCTCCGACCTCATGCGCTGGAAGCTCAGCCGTGGCAAATGGCG GCCGCGGCTGCTGGATTTCGTTTCATCCTTGGATGATTCCGTGGTGAAATCGGCATCCGAAAAGGCGTTTCGGTCTCTTCCCGATATCTCGAAGGCCATCTCTGAGCTCACGGTGCTCAAAGGCGTGGGTCCCGCCACCGCCTCCGCCGTTCTTGCAGCTTATGCGCCCGACGTGGCGCCTTTCATGTCCGACGAG GCTATGGTTGCAGCTCTTGGAAACTCCAAAGACTATACACTTAAGCAGTACCTGTTATTTGCAAATAAATTGCAGGAGAAGGCAAAG GAATTGAGCGCAGAAGGCGAGACCTTCACGCCATCAGATGTAGAGAGAGCTCTGTGGAGTTGCACTGTTGGGGCCAAGTTATCTTCACAGAAAGTACAAGACCCCAAAAGTGATACAAGTAAAAACTCCAAGCGGAAGAGAAAGCGTTGA